A single window of Lysobacter oculi DNA harbors:
- a CDS encoding P-loop NTPase family protein, with protein sequence MSTESSSSVTWQKLAVIIAILTLALPVFARFAFRVVFPDNYLLYETTSVIKTERSQVGAVIVINGGTAAQKEVALYLPSGAADAKSTFVEISAPRRSSLRSLFEADPSTPLSKFSQGTGFKIPLGTIEKDEEVRVTLKTIQPGDLPTSSLLLSEVRAESAAMTAIEADGLRRPEFHEDWHTFYMDVSPYLLALVLAVICLGVLVSFIHDVFFDTPRKKMARLWRQMDQLQEQIDKDRRYE encoded by the coding sequence ATGTCAACAGAGTCATCTAGCAGCGTTACTTGGCAAAAACTGGCAGTGATTATCGCCATCCTCACGCTGGCCTTACCCGTTTTCGCAAGATTTGCATTTAGAGTTGTTTTTCCAGATAACTATTTGCTCTACGAAACTACCTCGGTAATAAAAACAGAACGATCTCAAGTTGGCGCTGTCATAGTGATTAATGGCGGGACAGCGGCGCAAAAGGAAGTCGCCTTATATTTACCGTCCGGCGCAGCAGATGCGAAAAGCACCTTTGTAGAAATTTCTGCGCCGAGACGAAGTTCTCTGCGTTCACTCTTTGAGGCAGATCCATCGACCCCTCTTTCAAAATTTTCTCAAGGCACTGGATTCAAAATACCCTTAGGCACAATAGAAAAAGACGAAGAAGTTAGAGTAACACTTAAAACCATTCAACCGGGAGACCTCCCCACTTCCTCGCTTCTTCTTAGCGAAGTTCGCGCTGAATCTGCTGCTATGACAGCAATTGAAGCTGATGGCCTGCGACGCCCAGAGTTTCATGAGGATTGGCATACGTTTTACATGGATGTCTCTCCATATCTCTTAGCCTTAGTTCTGGCCGTTATATGCTTGGGTGTTTTGGTAAGTTTTATTCATGACGTGTTTTTTGATACGCCACGCAAGAAAATGGCTCGACTGTGGCGACAAATGGATCAACTTCAAGAGCAAATTGATAAGGATCGGCGCTACGAATAG
- a CDS encoding nuclear transport factor 2 family protein has product MATNDFHSVTSVLSPEFVLEWPQSKELISGPLRFAQMNHEYPAHGRWHFTIHRLFGDDSEIVSDVSVTDGVQSARAISLFTVSKSKIVRLVEFWPEPYEAPSWRSHLIELMA; this is encoded by the coding sequence ATGGCGACGAACGACTTTCATTCGGTCACATCCGTTTTGTCCCCGGAATTCGTTCTTGAGTGGCCCCAATCCAAAGAACTCATTTCTGGCCCCCTGCGGTTTGCCCAAATGAATCATGAGTACCCAGCCCACGGACGCTGGCACTTCACCATTCATCGGCTCTTTGGCGACGACTCAGAAATTGTTTCAGACGTATCGGTCACAGATGGGGTGCAGTCTGCCCGCGCGATCTCACTATTCACCGTTTCCAAAAGCAAGATCGTGCGATTGGTAGAGTTCTGGCCGGAACCATACGAGGCACCAAGCTGGCGCTCACACCTCATCGAGCTTATGGCTTGA